A single Fodinicurvata sp. EGI_FJ10296 DNA region contains:
- a CDS encoding GapR family DNA-binding domain-containing protein encodes MTTTFDSKSSTAVALPVEDQGEPVGIEADIRRLAQRLHRMEGEKEQLLGDIRDSYLEAKQLGIDVKALKRVVKLRRQPADQRQAEEDTLESYKRIMGLVPDFEKTPIGAHIAQAQMREAMDRLQGDPALAATAARLVDAFGSVEAARGAIEAVTAMSDQETIAGGGATVTPIGRTGGGRN; translated from the coding sequence ATGACCACAACCTTTGACAGTAAATCATCCACCGCCGTCGCTCTTCCGGTGGAGGATCAAGGCGAACCGGTGGGCATTGAGGCCGATATTCGCCGCCTCGCCCAGCGGCTGCACCGGATGGAAGGCGAGAAAGAGCAACTGCTGGGTGACATCCGCGACAGCTACCTTGAGGCCAAACAACTTGGCATCGACGTCAAGGCGCTGAAGCGGGTTGTGAAGCTGCGCCGCCAGCCCGCTGACCAGCGGCAGGCCGAGGAAGACACGCTGGAATCTTACAAGCGCATCATGGGTTTGGTGCCGGATTTCGAGAAGACGCCGATCGGCGCGCATATCGCCCAGGCACAAATGCGCGAAGCCATGGACCGGCTGCAAGGAGACCCGGCGTTGGCGGCGACAGCGGCGCGGCTGGTGGATGCGTTCGGCTCGGTCGAGGCCGCACGCGGCGCGATCGAGGCCGTCACCGCCATGTCAGATCAGGAAACAATCGCCGGTGGGGGCGCGACAGTCACCCCGATCGGCCGGACCGGTGGGGGGCGGAATTGA
- a CDS encoding DUF2312 domain-containing protein: MTEAATTKVGGIAGDQLASYIERIERLEEEKATLQHDMKEVFAEAKGNGFDVKIMRQILKLRKMQAADRSEQEELLELYKRALGMDAGPDSDPDDGGGDGDGDAQ, translated from the coding sequence TTGACCGAGGCAGCGACGACGAAAGTGGGCGGCATCGCCGGCGACCAGCTTGCCTCCTACATCGAGCGGATCGAGCGTCTGGAAGAAGAAAAGGCGACTCTTCAGCATGACATGAAAGAGGTCTTCGCCGAGGCCAAGGGCAATGGCTTCGACGTCAAGATCATGCGTCAGATCCTGAAACTGCGGAAGATGCAGGCAGCCGACCGCAGCGAGCAGGAGGAATTGCTCGAGCTCTACAAACGCGCGCTGGGCATGGATGCCGGCCCCGATTCCGACCCCGACGACGGTGGCGGCGATGGTGACGGAGACGCCCAATGA
- a CDS encoding VRR-NUC domain-containing protein has product MAAAVQTAIAPWLVRLMTVAAYTGHRAGPEDREAIALANRLRAWTLGGRLQAVWWHTASEVGGGGKNAGLRYALAKAMGLIPGSPDYVFLTDAGAYALELKATKGRQSDSQRDFQAWCAARGIPYAVCKGADAAEAQLRAWGLVA; this is encoded by the coding sequence ATGGCGGCAGCGGTGCAAACGGCGATTGCGCCCTGGCTTGTCCGGCTGATGACGGTGGCCGCCTATACCGGCCACCGGGCGGGACCGGAGGATCGCGAGGCGATCGCGCTGGCCAACCGCCTGCGCGCGTGGACACTCGGGGGGCGCCTGCAGGCCGTATGGTGGCATACCGCGTCCGAAGTCGGCGGCGGCGGCAAGAACGCCGGTCTGCGCTATGCGCTGGCCAAGGCCATGGGGCTGATCCCCGGTTCGCCGGACTATGTATTCCTGACCGACGCCGGGGCCTACGCGCTCGAGCTCAAGGCCACCAAGGGCCGCCAGTCCGACAGCCAGCGCGACTTCCAGGCATGGTGCGCGGCGCGCGGCATCCCCTATGCCGTCTGCAAGGGCGCCGACGCGGCCGAGGCCCAGCTGCGTGCGTGGGGGTTGGTGGCATGA
- a CDS encoding type II toxin-antitoxin system HicB family antitoxin, which produces MAIRWAFAYPASLEPDGVGVMVTFRDLTGAITCGDTRAEALAEAPDCAEAALEFLLRDGDAPPPSDPLPGEVVVPLPLRMAAKIALIRSARANGIGPGELARRMKCDPKEAQRLLDPDYASKIDRLAKAVQAAGGPALELHAREVA; this is translated from the coding sequence ATGGCAATCCGATGGGCATTCGCTTATCCGGCGTCGCTCGAACCAGACGGCGTTGGGGTGATGGTCACCTTCCGCGATCTCACGGGGGCGATCACCTGTGGCGACACCCGTGCCGAGGCGCTGGCTGAAGCGCCGGATTGCGCCGAAGCGGCGTTGGAGTTCCTGCTCCGCGACGGTGATGCGCCGCCGCCGTCCGATCCGCTGCCGGGGGAGGTTGTCGTTCCGCTGCCGTTGCGAATGGCGGCGAAGATCGCCTTGATCCGCTCGGCGCGCGCCAATGGAATCGGGCCGGGTGAACTGGCGCGCCGAATGAAGTGCGACCCCAAGGAAGCGCAGCGGCTGCTTGATCCCGACTACGCCAGCAAGATCGATCGACTGGCGAAAGCCGTCCAGGCTGCCGGCGGTCCCGCGCTCGAACTGCACGCCCGGGAAGTGGCTTGA
- the dcm gene encoding DNA (cytosine-5-)-methyltransferase, with the protein MSAPAIRYLSVCSGIEAATVAWHPLGWLPVAFAEVDRFASALLASRYPAVPNHGDMTRYKDWPDHAIDLLVGGTPCQSFSIAGQRAGLVDPRGNLALVYLALAARYRPRWLVWENVPGVLSSKGGRDFGAFIGQLAECGYHAAWRVLDAQYIRVDGFRRAVPQRRRRVILVGHLGDWRRAAAVLFDRESLHGNSPPRRKAWQEGPSAVGGGPEGGSVSGTVSSKWAKGSGGPAGDEMYNMVAQPLAPTLSSRPSGGGGFGTDLDVDGGSIAFNSREELVSSDQVSGALGAGSPQAQAVAFQERGRADGRSLECQLDIAYALTAPSGGGRAQERNIATQLAVRRLTPTECERLQGFPDGYTDAPYRRRNWTPDGPRYKALGNSMAVNVMRWIGRRIEMVERIASGVAL; encoded by the coding sequence ATGAGCGCGCCCGCGATCCGATACCTTTCCGTTTGTTCGGGCATCGAGGCGGCGACCGTGGCTTGGCACCCGCTGGGCTGGCTGCCGGTGGCCTTTGCCGAGGTCGATCGTTTCGCCTCGGCCCTACTGGCGTCTCGGTACCCGGCTGTCCCGAACCATGGCGACATGACGCGCTACAAGGACTGGCCCGACCATGCAATTGACCTTCTTGTCGGCGGAACCCCCTGCCAGTCCTTCTCGATCGCGGGACAGCGGGCCGGACTGGTCGACCCGCGTGGCAACCTGGCGCTCGTCTATCTTGCCCTTGCTGCACGCTATCGGCCCCGCTGGCTGGTTTGGGAGAACGTCCCCGGTGTCCTGTCATCCAAAGGCGGACGGGACTTTGGCGCCTTCATCGGGCAACTGGCGGAATGCGGGTATCATGCGGCCTGGCGAGTGCTTGACGCTCAGTACATCCGAGTGGACGGGTTTCGCCGGGCCGTGCCCCAGCGGCGGCGGCGTGTCATCCTTGTCGGACATCTTGGAGACTGGCGCCGTGCCGCAGCGGTATTATTTGACCGCGAAAGCCTGCACGGGAATTCTCCGCCGCGCCGAAAAGCGTGGCAAGAAGGTCCTTCCGCAGTTGGAGGCGGCCCTGAGGGCGGTAGCGTCTCGGGAACCGTGAGCAGCAAGTGGGCGAAGGGGAGTGGCGGTCCGGCGGGCGACGAGATGTATAACATGGTCGCCCAGCCGCTCGCGCCGACACTCTCTTCCCGGCCATCCGGCGGGGGCGGTTTCGGGACTGACCTTGATGTTGATGGTGGATCGATCGCCTTCAACAGCCGGGAAGAGTTGGTTTCCTCCGATCAGGTGTCGGGCGCACTCGGTGCCGGCAGCCCGCAGGCGCAGGCGGTGGCCTTTCAGGAAAGGGGGCGCGCTGACGGTCGATCCCTCGAATGTCAGCTGGATATTGCCTACGCGCTGACGGCGCCGAGCGGCGGTGGCCGAGCGCAAGAGCGCAACATAGCCACGCAGCTGGCCGTCCGGCGCCTGACGCCGACGGAATGCGAGCGGCTGCAGGGCTTCCCCGATGGCTACACGGACGCGCCGTACCGGCGGCGGAACTGGACGCCTGACGGCCCACGTTACAAGGCGCTCGGCAATTCGATGGCCGTCAACGTGATGCGCTGGATCGGCCGTCGCATCGAGATGGTCGAGCGGATCGCCAGTGGGGTGGCGCTATGA
- a CDS encoding MT-A70 family methyltransferase yields MTGSLFASTSPIAPVAGEGPFGAILADPPWSYANFSAKGEARNPKAHYSCMSLADIAALPVADIAARDCALIMWATAPMMPQAFTVMDRWGFRFSTMGAWAKQSKTGAKWAFGTGYVLRSAAEFWLIGVRGKPRVKVRNTRNLIVAPVREHSRKPDEMRAIVERLFNGPYLELFARERAPGWDAWGNEIDKFTEPNPSPTVTVVTPQASHIPSHLTISEG; encoded by the coding sequence ATGACCGGCTCACTGTTCGCATCGACGTCGCCCATCGCGCCCGTCGCCGGCGAGGGTCCGTTCGGGGCGATCCTGGCGGACCCGCCCTGGTCCTATGCCAACTTCTCGGCCAAGGGCGAGGCCAGGAACCCGAAGGCTCACTATAGCTGCATGTCGCTCGCCGATATTGCCGCGCTGCCAGTGGCCGATATCGCCGCCCGGGATTGCGCCCTGATCATGTGGGCGACCGCGCCGATGATGCCGCAGGCCTTTACCGTCATGGACCGGTGGGGGTTTCGCTTCTCCACGATGGGGGCGTGGGCAAAGCAGAGCAAGACGGGCGCAAAGTGGGCGTTCGGCACCGGCTATGTGCTGCGCTCGGCGGCCGAGTTCTGGCTGATCGGCGTGCGCGGGAAGCCGCGCGTCAAGGTCCGCAATACCCGCAACCTGATCGTCGCCCCGGTGCGCGAGCATTCCCGCAAGCCCGACGAGATGCGGGCCATAGTCGAGCGGTTGTTCAACGGCCCATACCTCGAGCTCTTCGCCCGTGAGCGGGCGCCCGGCTGGGACGCCTGGGGCAACGAGATCGACAAGTTCACCGAGCCGAACCCGTCACCAACCGTTACGGTCGTGACGCCGCAAGCGTCACACATACCGTCACACCTAACGATTTCAGAGGGTTAG
- a CDS encoding DnaA N-terminal domain-containing protein, whose translation MTASVPADDFPDPLLPPEIDLTRLPSMMVNIREIKRSPMMLKVPDRALRAAMALLWSAWEQIPAGTLPTDDAELANLADLGAGPRATTRWLRIKNEALRGWTLCSDGRYHNAMIARWALDAWARIGGEVPGQPGKQRTRAPAATKEAERQRRYRARKIAEKAAEESTAKAPADVGCDAGDARNGGVTSVTVGSVTRNVTSPLKGKENRKTSPQSPPAGGGGEMIDSGGGRAGGADGSPDAEAPPPRKVMLPADWTPSPADWELARERGMSDKAIRAQADQFRDYWRSRGDRRVDWSGTWRNRIRDLTRKLDETADETAEAKPVTDDRPPGPGAEDPQWQAIAEAFRRLDRRGEGDFRSWLRPLGFQGIDGGTLRLTTDSRFAATKVRQTMADRLRDAALAAGIPIDDVEVAVAQPPPNAATAATASQAPSARAAA comes from the coding sequence ATGACGGCATCAGTTCCTGCCGACGATTTCCCTGACCCACTGTTGCCGCCGGAAATCGACTTGACGCGGCTGCCCAGCATGATGGTGAACATCCGAGAGATCAAACGCTCTCCGATGATGCTCAAGGTCCCGGATCGCGCGTTGCGGGCGGCGATGGCGCTGCTCTGGAGCGCTTGGGAGCAGATTCCCGCCGGCACACTGCCAACCGACGACGCCGAACTGGCGAATCTGGCCGATCTCGGCGCGGGACCGCGAGCCACCACGCGATGGCTAAGGATCAAGAACGAAGCCCTGAGGGGATGGACCCTGTGTTCGGACGGGCGCTATCACAACGCCATGATTGCCCGATGGGCGCTGGACGCATGGGCCCGCATCGGTGGCGAGGTTCCGGGCCAGCCGGGCAAGCAGCGTACGCGCGCCCCCGCAGCAACCAAGGAGGCCGAACGCCAGCGCCGCTATCGCGCCCGCAAGATAGCCGAGAAGGCGGCCGAAGAATCGACGGCAAAGGCGCCGGCCGATGTCGGGTGTGACGCCGGTGACGCCCGTAACGGTGGCGTCACATCCGTAACGGTGGGAAGCGTCACGCGTAACGTCACATCCCCCCTTAAAGGGAAAGAGAACAGAAAAACCTCCCCCCAAAGCCCCCCGGCGGGGGGTGGTGGGGAGATGATCGATTCCGGTGGGGGTCGGGCCGGTGGCGCCGACGGTTCGCCGGATGCCGAGGCCCCACCGCCTCGCAAGGTCATGCTGCCGGCGGACTGGACGCCCTCCCCGGCCGACTGGGAACTGGCAAGGGAACGCGGCATGTCCGACAAAGCGATCCGGGCACAAGCCGACCAGTTCCGGGACTACTGGCGATCGCGGGGCGACCGGCGGGTGGACTGGTCGGGAACCTGGCGCAACCGGATCCGCGATCTGACCCGCAAGCTGGACGAGACCGCCGACGAGACGGCCGAGGCGAAACCGGTCACCGACGACCGGCCGCCCGGCCCGGGTGCGGAGGATCCGCAGTGGCAGGCGATCGCCGAGGCATTCCGACGGCTGGACCGGCGCGGCGAAGGCGACTTCCGGTCATGGCTGCGGCCGCTGGGCTTTCAGGGGATCGACGGCGGTACGCTGCGCCTGACCACCGACAGCCGGTTCGCGGCGACCAAGGTCCGCCAGACCATGGCCGACCGGCTGCGCGATGCCGCGCTGGCCGCCGGCATCCCGATCGACGATGTCGAAGTGGCAGTCGCCCAGCCACCGCCGAACGCTGCAACTGCGGCAACGGCGTCACAAGCCCCATCGGCCCGTGCGGCCGCCTGA
- a CDS encoding LapA family protein, whose protein sequence is MTVFSIALAIVLAVLMLIGFGLIGFVAGFVMFAHVKRHEIRRTIDAIKASESKTSESPGLARWDNWPGARIRPEDLLRPDGPEASPRGQT, encoded by the coding sequence GTGACAGTCTTCAGTATTGCCCTCGCCATCGTGCTCGCCGTCCTGATGCTGATCGGATTCGGCCTGATAGGATTTGTGGCTGGTTTCGTGATGTTCGCTCACGTGAAACGCCACGAGATCAGGCGAACCATCGATGCCATCAAGGCCTCGGAATCCAAGACGTCAGAATCACCGGGATTGGCTCGGTGGGATAACTGGCCCGGCGCCCGGATCAGGCCGGAGGATCTGCTGCGTCCGGATGGCCCTGAGGCTTCGCCCAGAGGCCAGACGTGA
- the brxL gene encoding protease Lon-related BREX system protein BrxL: MIELDDLDRKAAEAFPGHIVRKDLVRRFRGQFPVPTYVVEFMLGRYCASTVPEEIEEGLQMVQSQLSDRTVRAGEEELFKSKARDRGSVRIIDIVTARLDFKTDSYLATLPSLRVNDVRISDKIVLDHERMLTGGFYAEVELGYDASIAQEKGGRPFEILSLREIQLSTRDILDKIAAGRAQLSTHEWKDFLLRSVGLEPAALSARAQDTTLLRMVPFVERNYNMIELGPRGTGKSHLFQQVSPYAHLVSGGKATVARMFVNMQNGQRGLVCQYDVVCFDEVSGVSFDQKDGVNIMKGYMESGEFSRGRESIRADGSIVMVGNFDVDVQHQQRVGHLFGPMPPEMRNDTAFMDRIHCYLPGWDVPKISKELFTDRFGLVSDVLAESFSRLRSQSRANVLQGRVHFGGALSGRDQNAVNKTVSGLLKLLYPDPSVAVPDDDLEWAVRLALEVRRRVKEQQKRIGSAEFRNTQFSYTIGLDGVEKFVSTPELQSADGIASDPLPAGQIWAISPGGQDESTGLFRIEVTESPGGGIRILNQNPPGPFRESVRIAEQNLYARSKELVGERQPREHEFAIQIRSFDAAKSGEQLGVGILVGLCSALLGKPLKGGLVVAGGITLGGSIEPVHNPIDVVELAMEKGASAVLLPVSSRRSLIDLSDDVATKIQVLFYADARDALRKAIHE; the protein is encoded by the coding sequence GTGATCGAACTCGACGACCTGGACCGCAAGGCGGCGGAAGCCTTCCCCGGTCACATCGTGCGCAAGGATTTGGTGCGCCGCTTTCGAGGCCAGTTCCCCGTGCCGACCTATGTGGTCGAGTTCATGCTCGGCCGCTATTGCGCCAGTACTGTGCCTGAAGAGATTGAAGAAGGCCTTCAGATGGTACAGTCGCAGCTCTCGGATCGTACAGTCCGGGCGGGTGAGGAGGAGCTGTTCAAATCCAAGGCGCGCGACCGCGGGTCCGTGCGTATCATCGACATCGTTACTGCCCGGCTCGACTTTAAAACCGACAGCTACCTGGCGACCTTGCCGAGCCTTCGGGTGAACGACGTACGGATTTCGGACAAGATCGTCCTCGACCATGAGCGAATGCTGACCGGCGGGTTCTATGCGGAGGTCGAGCTTGGCTATGACGCTAGCATCGCGCAAGAGAAAGGAGGCCGGCCGTTTGAAATCCTAAGCCTCCGCGAAATTCAGCTATCGACACGCGATATTCTGGATAAAATTGCTGCCGGTCGCGCCCAACTTTCTACGCACGAATGGAAGGATTTCCTCTTACGGAGTGTCGGCCTGGAGCCGGCAGCACTCAGCGCCCGGGCTCAGGACACGACGCTGCTTCGCATGGTCCCGTTCGTGGAGCGGAACTACAATATGATCGAGCTCGGCCCGCGCGGGACGGGCAAGAGCCACCTTTTCCAGCAAGTCTCGCCTTATGCGCACCTCGTCTCTGGTGGCAAGGCAACAGTCGCGCGAATGTTCGTTAATATGCAGAATGGGCAGCGCGGGCTTGTTTGCCAATACGATGTCGTCTGCTTCGACGAGGTCTCGGGCGTTTCCTTCGACCAGAAAGACGGCGTCAACATCATGAAAGGCTACATGGAGTCGGGGGAATTCTCGCGCGGGCGAGAGAGTATTCGCGCCGATGGCAGTATTGTAATGGTCGGCAACTTCGATGTGGACGTGCAGCACCAGCAGCGGGTCGGACATCTTTTTGGACCGATGCCGCCTGAGATGCGCAACGACACCGCCTTTATGGACCGCATCCACTGCTATCTGCCAGGATGGGACGTTCCTAAGATAAGCAAGGAATTGTTCACCGACCGTTTCGGGCTTGTAAGCGACGTTCTCGCGGAAAGCTTCTCGCGGCTTCGCTCGCAAAGTCGCGCGAATGTCCTGCAGGGACGAGTGCACTTTGGGGGTGCCCTTTCCGGTCGCGACCAAAATGCCGTTAACAAGACAGTCTCAGGCCTGTTGAAGCTCCTCTACCCCGATCCATCTGTCGCGGTGCCGGATGACGATCTCGAATGGGCGGTTCGCCTTGCCTTGGAAGTACGTCGTCGTGTCAAGGAGCAGCAGAAGCGCATCGGCTCGGCCGAGTTTCGTAATACTCAGTTCAGCTACACGATTGGACTGGACGGGGTAGAGAAATTTGTCTCCACACCCGAGTTGCAGAGCGCTGATGGCATTGCTTCCGACCCACTGCCAGCCGGCCAGATATGGGCCATCAGTCCAGGTGGTCAGGATGAAAGCACTGGGTTGTTTCGCATTGAAGTAACTGAAAGCCCCGGCGGGGGCATTCGTATTCTAAACCAGAATCCTCCCGGCCCATTTCGCGAAAGCGTTCGCATTGCAGAGCAAAATCTATATGCGCGATCAAAGGAGCTTGTCGGTGAACGCCAGCCGCGCGAACATGAATTCGCTATCCAGATCCGATCGTTCGATGCGGCAAAGAGCGGCGAGCAACTCGGCGTTGGAATTCTTGTTGGACTTTGCTCTGCCTTGCTCGGCAAGCCTTTGAAGGGTGGCCTGGTTGTCGCCGGGGGAATCACTTTGGGTGGCTCCATCGAACCCGTTCACAACCCAATCGACGTTGTCGAGCTTGCCATGGAAAAGGGAGCGAGCGCCGTGCTCTTGCCTGTTTCTAGTCGCAGATCATTGATTGACCTTTCAGACGACGTGGCGACGAAAATCCAGGTTCTCTTCTACGCTGATGCGCGAGATGCCCTTCGGAAAGCAATTCATGAATGA
- the pglZ gene encoding BREX-1 system phosphatase PglZ type B, protein MTTPLDALVSALHYAASYNAAAEAPPEVVVWCDANREFEPLLPALRERLPELLTYGEFDADTRTGPAVWLRAAVAGALPAVDIPEESTPILYLPGVARETLKGVDDCPTLLQPLVWFTVAGTMFGHVNGKDWTLRSFLTSERGLLKLNIADDNATRTALSHAAQRFCSRPVEELRGQRWNADHLNALLAPDLAADMLDWIEGAFTELGDPSRFAAFANIADKQLKFDPRRLSPQDAVRRLAKREGRWAEVWARFGASTGYEQVVAYLNFQEPGTLFEHQDSYPRINSKGEDDLRQQLLGLADISPEAARANVAELETKHAWRRETIWARRGQAPLAQALAFIAEVAAAKALPSHEGNAFAEAYVSASADIDWAAMQSLAAAPREVDHEAIAAALRAVYLPWLEQGANALQELMRVGKVRLAAPPKAESDATTVLFVDGLRMDIARELVRRLEAEGVKVSLGWMWSGFPTVTATCKAIVSPVASLLVGPPATSDVLPHSPEGKPVTKPVLFKLMEAQGWETGNALLSGTKLWTETGRFDEEGHALGARLAERLSAAIRDVADRILGLLRSGRSLRIVTDHGWLLMPGGLPHAALDVGLVEPNGKRTRCALVKARAQTSYLQVPWTWNPEISVATATGARSFYASYEYAHGGVSPQECILPVIDVANGSPQRTVSIDRTNWEGLRLRVEVAGGADLRVDLRLGSETSGQSLVKGGRVLDEQGRTSFLASDEHEREAACLVVLDDDDRVLALHRLVIGED, encoded by the coding sequence GTGACGACGCCTCTCGATGCCCTCGTCAGCGCCCTGCACTACGCCGCGAGCTACAACGCCGCGGCCGAGGCGCCGCCGGAAGTTGTGGTGTGGTGCGACGCCAATAGGGAGTTCGAACCCCTTTTGCCGGCGCTGCGGGAGCGGCTTCCAGAGCTGCTGACTTACGGCGAGTTCGATGCAGATACACGGACGGGACCGGCGGTTTGGCTGCGCGCTGCAGTGGCCGGTGCCCTTCCCGCCGTCGATATTCCCGAGGAGAGCACGCCAATCCTCTATTTGCCCGGCGTCGCCCGCGAGACGCTGAAGGGCGTCGACGACTGTCCAACGCTCCTTCAGCCGCTGGTCTGGTTCACGGTGGCAGGCACCATGTTCGGCCATGTCAACGGCAAGGACTGGACGTTGCGCAGCTTCCTCACTTCCGAACGCGGGTTGCTGAAACTAAACATCGCTGACGACAACGCGACCCGCACGGCGCTCTCCCACGCGGCGCAGCGCTTCTGCTCGCGCCCCGTTGAGGAGCTGCGCGGCCAACGCTGGAACGCGGACCATCTCAATGCGCTGCTCGCCCCCGACCTCGCCGCCGACATGCTTGATTGGATCGAAGGTGCCTTCACAGAGTTGGGCGATCCGTCGCGTTTCGCGGCCTTTGCCAACATCGCCGACAAGCAATTGAAATTCGATCCGCGCAGGCTGTCCCCACAAGATGCCGTGCGACGGTTGGCCAAGCGCGAAGGGCGGTGGGCGGAGGTTTGGGCGCGTTTTGGAGCATCCACCGGCTATGAGCAAGTCGTGGCCTATCTTAATTTCCAAGAACCAGGAACGCTTTTCGAGCACCAGGATTCCTACCCACGTATCAACTCAAAAGGTGAAGACGATCTGCGTCAACAGCTCCTTGGACTGGCTGATATCTCTCCTGAAGCTGCAAGAGCGAACGTCGCTGAGTTGGAAACCAAGCACGCATGGCGGCGAGAGACGATTTGGGCGCGGCGCGGGCAGGCACCGTTGGCTCAGGCCTTGGCATTTATCGCGGAGGTGGCGGCGGCCAAGGCGCTGCCGAGCCATGAGGGTAATGCGTTTGCGGAAGCGTATGTCTCGGCCAGTGCCGATATCGACTGGGCCGCTATGCAATCGCTGGCGGCAGCGCCGCGCGAGGTCGATCATGAGGCAATCGCCGCCGCTCTCCGTGCCGTCTACCTGCCTTGGCTTGAGCAAGGGGCAAACGCGCTACAAGAGTTGATGCGGGTCGGTAAGGTCAGACTCGCGGCACCGCCAAAGGCCGAATCAGATGCTACTACGGTCCTGTTTGTGGATGGATTGCGGATGGACATTGCGCGCGAGCTTGTTCGCCGCCTTGAAGCCGAAGGCGTGAAGGTATCCCTGGGCTGGATGTGGTCGGGATTTCCAACTGTCACCGCGACGTGCAAGGCGATAGTCTCGCCGGTAGCCTCCCTGCTGGTCGGTCCACCTGCCACCTCCGACGTTCTGCCTCACTCCCCCGAGGGGAAGCCGGTGACGAAGCCAGTACTCTTCAAGCTTATGGAAGCGCAAGGCTGGGAAACCGGCAATGCTTTACTTTCTGGCACAAAGCTCTGGACAGAGACTGGACGCTTTGACGAAGAGGGACACGCCCTGGGGGCACGCCTTGCTGAACGCCTATCGGCCGCCATACGCGACGTCGCAGATCGAATTCTCGGATTGTTGCGCTCTGGGCGAAGCCTTCGCATCGTCACTGACCATGGCTGGTTGTTGATGCCCGGCGGATTGCCCCATGCGGCGCTCGATGTGGGGCTAGTGGAACCGAACGGTAAGCGGACTCGCTGCGCCCTGGTGAAAGCAAGGGCGCAAACTTCTTATCTTCAGGTGCCGTGGACTTGGAACCCTGAAATTTCGGTGGCTACCGCGACAGGGGCGCGGTCATTCTACGCGAGCTATGAGTATGCTCATGGCGGCGTTAGCCCACAAGAATGCATTCTGCCCGTCATTGATGTGGCGAATGGTAGCCCACAGCGGACAGTTTCGATCGACCGAACTAATTGGGAGGGACTACGCCTGCGCGTCGAGGTCGCCGGCGGAGCGGATCTCCGCGTCGATTTGCGGCTCGGTTCGGAAACCAGTGGACAGAGCCTCGTAAAGGGGGGCCGGGTCCTCGACGAGCAGGGACGCACATCGTTCTTGGCGAGTGATGAACATGAACGCGAAGCCGCCTGTCTTGTTGTGCTCGATGATGACGATCGAGTATTGGCCCTCCATAGGCTGGTGATCGGGGAGGATTGA